One window of the Roseofilum casamattae BLCC-M143 genome contains the following:
- the atpB gene encoding F0F1 ATP synthase subunit A: MLNFLDAYHSLPFAEIEVGKHLYWEIGNLKIHGQVLITTWFVMGLLVIASLSATQNVQRVPSGMQNFMEYALEFIRDLAKNAMGEKEYRPWVPFVGTLFLFIFVSNWSGALVPWKLIHLPEGELAAPTSDINTTVALALLTSLAYFYGGFKKLGLGYFAHYVEPVPFMLPFKVIEDFTKPLSLSFRLFGNILADELVVGVLVLLVPLFVPLPVMGLGLFLSAIQALIFAILAATYIGEALEDPHHGEEEHG, from the coding sequence ATGCTTAACTTCCTGGACGCTTATCATAGCCTCCCTTTCGCCGAAATTGAAGTCGGTAAGCATCTCTATTGGGAAATTGGTAACCTGAAAATCCACGGACAGGTATTAATTACCACCTGGTTTGTCATGGGTCTGCTGGTGATTGCCTCCCTCAGTGCCACTCAGAATGTGCAACGCGTCCCCAGCGGAATGCAAAATTTCATGGAGTACGCTCTAGAGTTCATTCGAGACTTGGCCAAAAATGCCATGGGTGAAAAAGAATATCGCCCTTGGGTTCCGTTTGTCGGGACTTTATTTTTGTTCATCTTTGTGTCAAATTGGTCGGGGGCATTAGTTCCTTGGAAATTAATCCATTTGCCAGAAGGCGAACTAGCCGCACCAACTAGCGATATCAATACCACGGTAGCTCTAGCCTTATTAACTTCTCTAGCCTATTTCTATGGAGGATTCAAGAAGCTAGGTTTAGGATACTTCGCTCACTATGTCGAGCCAGTACCCTTCATGTTGCCGTTTAAGGTGATTGAAGACTTTACCAAACCCCTTTCTCTGAGCTTCCGTCTCTTTGGTAATATTTTGGCTGATGAATTGGTCGTTGGGGTTTTAGTCTTACTGGTTCCCCTATTTGTTCCATTACCAGTCATGGGTCTGGGACTTTTCTTGAGCGCCATTCAAGCCCTGATTTTTGCCATCCTCGCAGCCACTTATATTGGGGAAGCTTTAGAAGATCCCCATCATGGCGAAGAAGAACACGGTTAG
- a CDS encoding ATP synthase subunit I, with translation MNTSGETQSEPAAVPEGQEDVVLPLPPANSGVMEEYYQLQHELYLWTLGMSVVAFGSVWYFYSLETALSYAVGSCVGIVYLRLLAKKVEGLGRKKQRLSQAGLAVFIGVMILAIEWEQLEIVPVFLGFLTYKVSIIAYMLRTTLA, from the coding sequence GTGAACACCTCCGGCGAAACTCAATCCGAGCCAGCAGCAGTCCCAGAAGGTCAAGAAGATGTCGTTCTTCCCCTACCGCCAGCCAATTCTGGCGTGATGGAAGAATACTACCAACTCCAACACGAGTTGTATCTCTGGACATTAGGGATGAGCGTGGTGGCATTCGGCTCAGTTTGGTACTTCTATTCCTTAGAAACGGCCCTGAGCTATGCCGTCGGATCCTGTGTAGGAATTGTTTATCTGCGACTATTAGCCAAAAAAGTCGAAGGACTGGGACGAAAAAAACAACGTCTGAGTCAAGCTGGCTTGGCTGTCTTTATTGGAGTGATGATTCTAGCCATAGAATGGGAACAGCTAGAAATTGTTCCTGTTTTTTTGGGCTTTCTCACTTATAAAGTGTCAATTATCGCCTACATGCTGCGTACGACCCTGGCGTAA
- a CDS encoding class I SAM-dependent methyltransferase produces the protein MSDTQAISNAVANLYNTYPFPPEPLLDEPPPGYNWRWNWLSAYQFCCGCKPSRQDVRILDAGCGTGVSTEYLVHLNPHASVTGIDLSSGALDVARERCQRSGADRVEFHHLSLYDVAQLPEEFDLINCVGVLHHLPDPIRGIQALAPKVAPGGLLHIFVYAHLGRFEIQLMQEAIALLQGDRRGDYKDGVHVGRTLFSLLPENNRILREEKRRWAMENHRDECFADMYVHPQEFDYTIDTLFELINASGLEFVGFSNPKYWSIDRLLGQSPELKERAEQLTEIQRYRLIELLDPELTHYEFFLARPPRTTMDWSSDEKLGAAIAEPNPCLHGWPAKSILDRDYQPLSLSDDQFQFMQACDGRQTIADILEQTGGELQMVRNLLDRDLVLLTPADE, from the coding sequence ATGTCAGATACTCAAGCCATCAGTAATGCCGTAGCCAACCTCTACAACACCTATCCTTTTCCCCCAGAACCCCTACTTGACGAACCGCCTCCCGGCTATAACTGGCGCTGGAATTGGTTGAGTGCTTATCAGTTTTGTTGCGGGTGCAAACCCTCTCGCCAAGATGTTCGGATTCTCGATGCGGGATGTGGAACTGGGGTAAGCACGGAGTATCTAGTCCATCTCAATCCCCACGCTTCAGTTACCGGGATCGATCTTAGCTCTGGTGCATTAGACGTAGCTCGAGAACGATGCCAGCGCTCCGGAGCCGATCGCGTAGAATTTCATCACCTCAGTTTGTATGATGTGGCACAACTCCCGGAAGAATTCGATTTAATCAACTGCGTTGGCGTCCTCCATCATCTTCCCGATCCCATTCGAGGTATCCAAGCTCTCGCACCCAAAGTGGCTCCTGGAGGGCTGTTGCATATTTTTGTCTACGCGCACCTGGGACGGTTTGAGATTCAGCTCATGCAAGAGGCGATCGCTCTGTTGCAAGGCGATCGACGCGGCGACTATAAAGATGGCGTTCATGTGGGGCGAACTCTATTTTCTCTGCTCCCAGAAAACAACCGCATTCTTCGGGAAGAAAAGCGCCGCTGGGCCATGGAAAACCATCGGGATGAATGTTTTGCCGATATGTACGTTCATCCACAAGAATTCGATTACACCATCGATACTCTATTCGAGTTGATTAATGCCTCGGGTTTAGAATTTGTCGGATTTTCCAATCCCAAGTATTGGAGCATCGATCGCCTCTTAGGGCAATCTCCAGAACTGAAGGAGAGGGCCGAACAACTGACCGAGATTCAGCGCTATCGCTTGATCGAACTTCTCGATCCAGAACTGACTCACTACGAATTTTTCCTCGCTCGCCCTCCCCGGACGACTATGGACTGGTCTTCAGATGAGAAACTAGGAGCTGCGATCGCCGAACCCAACCCCTGCCTGCATGGATGGCCGGCAAAATCTATCCTCGATCGCGACTATCAACCCCTATCCCTCTCAGACGACCAATTTCAATTCATGCAAGCCTGCGACGGCCGGCAAACCATCGCCGATATCCTAGAACAAACCGGCGGAGAACTACAAATGGTACGGAACTTGCTCGATCGCGACTTAGTCTTGTTAACGCCAGCGGACGAATAA